The DNA sequence CAGCGAGCTTCGACGCAGGAGAAGCGAAGTTGGAGCCGCGAAATTAACCCAGCGGTTCCGTGCCGCCGACCAGTTTCACCACCCGGTTGTTGCCCCGGTCGGCGACGTAAAGGGCGTCGTCCGCACCGACCACGACCTGCAGCGGAGTGTTCAGCCCGGTGAACGGCAACTTCGTCTGCGTATTGGACCCGGCGGTCAGCTTCAGCACGGTGTGGCTGTCGTGGTTGGTGACGAAGACGTTGCCGGCCCCGTCAACGGTGACGCCCCACGGTGCATCGAGACCGGTGAACGGGAGCACGCTCTGGGTATTGGATCCCGCGGCGAGCCGCACCACCCGATCGTTGTCGGTGTCGGTGACGTAGACGTTGCCGGAGGAGTCGACAGCCACGTCGTCGGGGTTGTGCAACCCGGCGAACGGCAGCACCACCTGGGCGTCTGCGCCAGCCGGCAACTTGACCACCCGGTTGTTACCCCGGTCGGCGACGTAGACGCTGCCGTCCTTGTCCACCACCAGGCCCTCCGGATAATTCAGCCCGGTGAACGGCAGCTCGGACTGGACGTGGGAATCCGGGTCCAGCTTCACCACCCGATTGTTGAAGTCGGTGACGTACACCGCGCCGGCCCGATCGACGGCTACGCCCTGCGGCTCGTAGAGCCCGGTGAACGGCAGCATCACCGGAGTCTTCGATCCCGGTTCCAGCTTCACCACGCGGCCGTACATGCTCTGGTTGGTGACGTAGACGTTTCCGCTGCTGTCCAGCGCCAACCCGCCCGGGGAGAGCCGGAAGCTCAGGCCCTCCAAGGGCAACACACTCTGTCCGTTCGCCGACGCCGACGCCCCGGGAGATTTCTCCGAATGGTGGGTGACCGCGTAGCCGCCCACACCGACTGCTACCAGCAGCGCCGCGGCAGCCGCGGCCGGCACCAGCCATCGGCGATCTCTGCGGTTCTTTGCCTCGGCGGCAAAAGCCGGTGCGGCTGCCGCGGGCTGCTGCGCCGGCCGGTCCCGCCAACCGGTGATGGCGGGACGCACCTGAGTCTGCTCGTGCGGTTGGTCGTAGGAGTTCGCGTAGGCGCGGTGTTCGTAGCTGGCCGGCGTTTGGCGGTAGCCGTTGGCGGGAGAGCTCCCGCCGCCGTTGGTGGCGGCACCGACCGCGCTGGCCATTCGGGTGGCCACCCCGCCCTGCTGGACGATCATCGCGGCCTGATGCTGCTCTGCGGTGGTCAGCGCGTCGTGTGCGGCACGTGCCAGGTCGCCGGCGCTGCTGTATCGCTGCCGCGGATTCTTCGCCATCCCCCTGGCGATCACCTGGTCCAATCCGACCGGCACCACGCCCGGCCGCAGCTGACTGGGCCGCGGGGCGGGCTCCATCAGATGGGAGGCGATCAGTCGTTCGATGGTCTCGGTCCGGTACGGCTGTTGACCGCTCAGACACTCGCTCAGCACACAGGCCAGTGAATAGATGTCGGCACGGTAGTCGACCTCGGCCCCACTGAACCGCTCTGGCGCCATGTAGTTGTAGGTGCCCAGCGCCATTCCGGTCTGCGTCAGGCCGGGATCTGCCGCGGCGCGGGCGATCCCGAAATCGACCAGGTAGGCGAAATCATCCCGGGTGAGCAGGATGTTCGCCGGCTTGATGTCGCGATGGGTGATTCCGCCGGCGTGCGCGGCGTCCAGGGCGGCGGCCACCTGTTCGATCACCGCCACGGCTCGCGCCGGGGGCAGCGGGCCGGACCGCTGCAACTCCATGCCGAGGTCATTGCCGTCGATCAGCCGCATCTCGACGAACATCTGACCGTCGATCTCGCCGTAGTCGTGGATGGGCACCACATGCGGCTCGGTAAGCCGGCCTGCCGCGTCGGCCTCGCGCTGCATCCGGGTTCGGAATGCCGGATTGCCCGACAGCACGGGGGCAATCAGCTTCAGTGCGACCGATCGGTGCTTGCGGGTGTCCTCGGCCTCATAGACCTCACCCATGCCACCTCGCCCCAGCAGCCGAAGCAACCGGTAAGGACCGAATTGGGAACCCACCTGGGAAGCCGGTCCGTTATCGTTCACGACGCTCCATTCACCCGGTCAGAATTGGCATCAAGCGATCAACTGTTGCGGTGAACAGAAGATTAACCAAAGATTACCAGTGAAAATGGATCGCCGCAGATCTCGACGATCAGGAAATAGCGTCGACCGCCGTCTTCAATTTCGACGTAAATTCCGGGGGTAGGGGAATATAGCCGTACTGGTCCAGGTCCTGCTGTCCGTCGCCGATCGCCGCTTGCATAAACGCCTTGACCGCTTGCGCCGTCGCCGGGTCGGGGTATCTGGAGCAGACGATCTCGTAGGTCACCAGCACGATCGGGTAGGCACCCGCCACAGTCGGTTTGTAGAACGACGAGGTATCCACCACCAGATCGTTTCCGGCGCCGCTGAACTTGGCGCCGGCGATGGTCTTGTCCACCGAGTCGACAGAGATGGTCACCGGTTGCGGGCCCGCCGAGGTGACGATCTGGGCCATGTTGAGCTCGCGCCCCACCGCATAGGACCACTCGTTGTAGGTGATCGAGCCCTCGGTGCTCCGCAACATCGCCGAGGTGCCGTCGTTGCCGGCGGCGCCGACACCGGTACCACCATTGAAGGCCTTGCCCACTCCACGACCCCAGGCACCGTCGGAGGCGACGTCGAGGTACTTCTGGAAGTTGTCGGTGGTTCCCGAGTCGTCGCTGCGGAACACGACGTGGATGGGCTCGGCAGGCAACGCCGCGTCCTTGTTGAGGGCCTTGAGCGCGGGGTCATCCCACTTGGTGATGGTGCCGTTGAAGATCTTGGCCATCGTGGGGCCGTCCAGGTCGAGTTCGTTGACGCCGCCGATGTTGTAGGTCACGGCAATCGGACCGAAGACGGTCGGCAGATGCCAGGGCGTCGAACCGCACCGCGCCGCCACCCGCTGCGGCTCACCGTTGGACGGATCGAGCGGTGAGTCAGATCCGGCCAATTCGGTTTGCCCACTGGCGAATTCAGCGATACCGTTGCCAGATCCGTTGGCCCGATAGTCCAGCGTGTAGTCCGGGCAGGCCCGGATGTAGGCATAGACGAACTGCTCGATCGCGTGCGCCTGGGCCGTCGAGCCGCTCGCAGTCAGCTTCTTCTTGCCGCCGCACTGCACCGCCGAGGAGCCCGACCCCGAGGCCGACGACGATTCGCCACCACCGCAGGCCACCACCATCAGCAGTACAGTCGCCAGCAGACTCGAGACGATACCGAATCGGTTGATCCTCAACGGCACTCCTTCGGCAGTCAGCGTGGAAACCACACGGTAGCCGAATCCGGTAATAAGTCAGCCAAAGCGACCCGAGATGTAGTCCTCGGTTTCCTTAAGTCTCGGATTAGAGAAGATCTTCTCGGTCCCGTCAATCTCGACCAACCGGCCGGGTTTGCCGACGGCCTCCAGGTTGAAGAAGGCCGTCTGATCACTCACCCGCGCCGCCTGCTGCATGTTGTGGGTGACGATGACGATGGTGTAGTCCTGCTTGAGCTGCGAGATCAGCTCTTCGATGGCCATCGTCGAGATCGGATCCAACGCCGAGCAAGGCTCATCCATCAACAGTACGTCGGGTTGCACCGCGATGGCCCGCGCGATACACAACCGCTGCTGCTGACCACCGGAGAGCCCGCCGCCAGGCTTGTCCAGCCGGTCCTTGACCTCATTCCACAAGTTCGCCCCGCGCAGCGACTGTTCGACGGTCTCATCCAGCAACTTGCGATTGCGCACCCCCTGCAGCGTCAGCCCGGCCACCACGTTGTCGCGGATCGACATGGTGGGGAACGGGTTTGGGCGCTGGAACACCATCCCGATCGCCTTACGCACTCCCACCGGGTCGATGCCAGCCTGGTAGATGTCCTCACCGTCGAGCAACACCGAGCCCTCAACGCGCGCCCCCTGGATGACCTCGTGCATCCGGTTGAGGGTGCGCAGCACCGTCGACTTACCGCAGCCCGATGGCCCGATGAACGCCGTGACGCTGCGTGGCGGTACCGACAACGTCACATCTGCCACCGCGTGAAACGACCCGTAATAGATGTTGACGTCGCTCAGGTCCAACCTTTTGGCCACTGGCAGCCTTCTCCTCACTCGACTCAACCTGTCCCGGCCCGAATGTTCGACGGCCCAGACCTTCTTGGAGCAACGATCTGAGCGCCAGCCTAGCCACGATCTTGAGTCCCGCAATTTGACGAAAGGCAGCGACGCTGCTCACCTACACCGCAAAACACCACGGTCCGGAGGTGACGGAGGGCGACAATCACCGTCAGATCCGGGCGGCCCACCAGCAATACACGCCGCACCGGCCCTTAAGCGGCTGCCCGAAATACGTTATGCCCCAGTTGGTTAAGCGCCGAGTACGACGCCGCGCTCGCCTAGCCGAAGCGGCCGGAAATGTAGTCCTCGGTCTCCTTGAAGCTCGGGTTGGAGAAGATCTTCTCGGTCCCGTCGATCTCGATCAGCCTGCCGGGCTTGCCGACATCGGCCAGGTTGAAGAAGGCCGTCTGATCACTCACCCGCGCCGCCTGCTGCATGTTGTGGGTGACGATGACGATGGTGTAGTCCTGCTTGAGCTGCGAGATCAGCTCTTCGATGGCCATTGTCGAGATCGGATCCAACGCCGAGCAAGGCTCATCCATCAACAGTACGTCGGGTTGCACCGCGATGGCCCGCGCGATACACAACCGCTGCTGCTGACCACCGGAGAGCCCGCCGCCAGGCTTGTCCAGCCGGTCCTTGACCTCATTCCACAGATTCGCACCGCGCAGCGAGAACTCCGCGGTTTCGTCGAGCGTGCGGCGGTTGCGGATTCCCTGCAGCTTGAGGCCGGCCACCACGTTGTCGCGAATGGACATGGTGGGGAAGGGATTCGGGCGCTGAAACACCATTCCGACGGCTTGGCGAACCCCCACCGGGTCGATTCCGGGGCGGTAGATGTTCTCGCCGTCGAGCAATACCGAGCCCTCGATGCGGGCCCCGGGAGTGGTCTCGTGCATCCGGTTAAGCGTGCGCAGCACGGTCGACTTACCGCAGCCGGAGGGACC is a window from the Mycobacterium sp. SVM_VP21 genome containing:
- the pstB gene encoding phosphate ABC transporter ATP-binding protein PstB; amino-acid sequence: MAKRLDLSDVNIYYGSFHAVADVTLSVPPRSVTAFIGPSGCGKSTVLRTLNRMHEVIQGARVEGSVLLDGEDIYQAGIDPVGVRKAIGMVFQRPNPFPTMSIRDNVVAGLTLQGVRNRKLLDETVEQSLRGANLWNEVKDRLDKPGGGLSGGQQQRLCIARAIAVQPDVLLMDEPCSALDPISTMAIEELISQLKQDYTIVIVTHNMQQAARVSDQTAFFNLEAVGKPGRLVEIDGTEKIFSNPRLKETEDYISGRFG
- the pstB gene encoding phosphate ABC transporter ATP-binding protein PstB; protein product: MAKRLDLTDLNIFYGSFHAVADVSLSVAPRSVTAFIGPSGCGKSTVLRTLNRMHETTPGARIEGSVLLDGENIYRPGIDPVGVRQAVGMVFQRPNPFPTMSIRDNVVAGLKLQGIRNRRTLDETAEFSLRGANLWNEVKDRLDKPGGGLSGGQQQRLCIARAIAVQPDVLLMDEPCSALDPISTMAIEELISQLKQDYTIVIVTHNMQQAARVSDQTAFFNLADVGKPGRLIEIDGTEKIFSNPSFKETEDYISGRFG
- the pstS gene encoding phosphate ABC transporter substrate-binding protein PstS → MRINRFGIVSSLLATVLLMVVACGGGESSSASGSGSSAVQCGGKKKLTASGSTAQAHAIEQFVYAYIRACPDYTLDYRANGSGNGIAEFASGQTELAGSDSPLDPSNGEPQRVAARCGSTPWHLPTVFGPIAVTYNIGGVNELDLDGPTMAKIFNGTITKWDDPALKALNKDAALPAEPIHVVFRSDDSGTTDNFQKYLDVASDGAWGRGVGKAFNGGTGVGAAGNDGTSAMLRSTEGSITYNEWSYAVGRELNMAQIVTSAGPQPVTISVDSVDKTIAGAKFSGAGNDLVVDTSSFYKPTVAGAYPIVLVTYEIVCSRYPDPATAQAVKAFMQAAIGDGQQDLDQYGYIPLPPEFTSKLKTAVDAIS
- a CDS encoding serine/threonine-protein kinase PknD yields the protein MNDNGPASQVGSQFGPYRLLRLLGRGGMGEVYEAEDTRKHRSVALKLIAPVLSGNPAFRTRMQREADAAGRLTEPHVVPIHDYGEIDGQMFVEMRLIDGNDLGMELQRSGPLPPARAVAVIEQVAAALDAAHAGGITHRDIKPANILLTRDDFAYLVDFGIARAAADPGLTQTGMALGTYNYMAPERFSGAEVDYRADIYSLACVLSECLSGQQPYRTETIERLIASHLMEPAPRPSQLRPGVVPVGLDQVIARGMAKNPRQRYSSAGDLARAAHDALTTAEQHQAAMIVQQGGVATRMASAVGAATNGGGSSPANGYRQTPASYEHRAYANSYDQPHEQTQVRPAITGWRDRPAQQPAAAAPAFAAEAKNRRDRRWLVPAAAAAALLVAVGVGGYAVTHHSEKSPGASASANGQSVLPLEGLSFRLSPGGLALDSSGNVYVTNQSMYGRVVKLEPGSKTPVMLPFTGLYEPQGVAVDRAGAVYVTDFNNRVVKLDPDSHVQSELPFTGLNYPEGLVVDKDGSVYVADRGNNRVVKLPAGADAQVVLPFAGLHNPDDVAVDSSGNVYVTDTDNDRVVRLAAGSNTQSVLPFTGLDAPWGVTVDGAGNVFVTNHDSHTVLKLTAGSNTQTKLPFTGLNTPLQVVVGADDALYVADRGNNRVVKLVGGTEPLG